The Nitrospira sp. sequence CCCCATAGATCTGAATCGGAAAGCCGCGATTTGTATCATAGAATACATTCCGGCGGATGGTGACATTCGAACCTCCGTTGACATAGATTCCATGGTCGTGCTGAAACTTGTCAGTAGAACAACCGCTCTCGCCGTTTCGTTTTCTTCCGATACTGTAAAAGCGGTTTTCCTCAATCACCGCACCGGAGGCACGTGCGACGTGTATGCCGGACATCGAGTATGGAGAGTTACTACAGACTGTCCGTCCAATGTGGTGCATGGAGTTGGATCGAGCGATTGCACCGGTTGCCGTGGATTGAATGGAAATTCCAGTAAAACCTACCGTGCTATGACTAATGGTACCTCCGGTTATATCGAATCCTTCAATGATGTAGTAGGAACGAGTGACATAGAACCCTATGTTTGAGGTGCTGGTGGTGTTGGGTAGGGTTATAACGGCTCCTTGGGGTTTCTCGCTCTTGATGGTGATCGGCAGGGAGGAGGTGCCAGCGGCTGAACTTGCGGAGACATATACGGCCACATTTTTGCCGCTGGGAGGAGAATAGGTGCCACTGCGCACGATACAGGTATCACCCGCCTTCATGGGTGACGCGGCGCATTTCTGCGGGTTTCGCCATGGGCTGGTCGATGTGCCAGGGTTGGAATCACTGCCTGTCGTTGCCACATAGTATGTGGCACCCTGGGCAGTCATGGCGCCGAGAAGAATGTATAAAAGGCTTATTACGGAAAGCGAGAGCAGCGGGACTTTAATCAAGCGGTTTATCATCATGGTCTCCTCAAGGCAGTTGTAGCATCCCTTCTGCTATACAGGCGTCGCGTACCCAGCATGGAAAGGAGACGCCTTCGTAAGCAGCACCGGTTCGACGCAGGCGATCTCTAGCAGATCTCATGCCATATTTTTATTACATAAGACATTGATTAGATTAATAACTCTCTTGTGCTATCTTTCGATCCTGTGTAGAAGGGTAGGTCTGCGTATACAGTGCTAAGCCTGCTCCTACAGAGATTATGGTTTTTGGTGGTTCCTCACTTGTTCTTCAAGTACGTCGGGGAGCTTGTGAAACCACTTGACAGACCGATCCACATGTTGATTTCAATCCAGAAGGAATGCATATGTGAAGTGCGAAGGTGAGAGCGAGACGTCTAAGATTGTTTGCCTTCAACGAACCGACAAGTATCTATTGTTCAGTTAAGGGAGGATCTCTATGAAAGACGCTGTTACGGAATTGTGGGCGTTCATGAGGGAGCGAAAAAAATTCTGGCTATTGCCGATCCTAGTGGTTCTGCTTTTGTTCGGTACATTGATTGTGTTGACGCAGGGTTCAGCTGTCGCTCCTTTTATCTATACGTTATTCTAATGCAGGGGGAGGGGTACGCCTAGGAAACCATCTGTCGTCTGAGGAAAACTGTGCAACAAGAAGAAAGCCGGATTCAGGATGTGTATGAGCGACGTCGGAGCGAAAAAACAGCTCTATTCGTTGTTTTGACCGACTGGAGAAAGTAACGACATCTGTCATCATAATCGGCCGCGTGCTCAATGAATGTTGAGCTCGAATTCTTTTGCATCCCTTCACTTCTGAATCTCCAACAACGCCAGGTTGATTTATTTGGGAATTGCCTTTTCGTTTCTCACTTCTGACCATGCTCTTCAACTCCTTTGATTTTGTCCTGTTCTTTGTCGTTGTGACCAGTGCGTATTTTGTATTACCGCACAGGCTTCGCTGGCTGCTGTTGCTAACAGCCAGCTGTTTCTTCTACATGGCATTCATTCCCATCTATATTCTCGTCTTGTTCACGACGATCCTCATCGACTACTTCGCAGGAATCTGGATCGAGGACACAGAAAATCCTCACAAGAAACGTCTATACATGCTTATGAGCATCATCTCAGTCTGCATCGTGTTGTTCTTTTTTAAGTATTTTAATTTTTTCAATGAAAACATCGCCGCTTTCGCTTCAGCCTTCCACTGGAACTATCCCATTGAATCCCTCCGGATCATCTTGCCGATTGGCCTTTCATTCCACACCTTTCAGAGCCTGAGCTATGTGATCGAGGTCTATCGTGGCAGGCAACGCGCGGAGCGGCACTTTGGAATCTATTCCCTATACGTGATGTATTTCCCCCAATTAGTTGCCGGTCCCATCGAGCGCCCCCAAAACATGCTGCACCAGTTCCACGAGCGAAAGGTGTTCGACTGGGCGCGTCTTGGAGACGGTCTCTCCCTGGTGCTTTGGGGGTTGTTCAAGAAGGTGGTCGTTGCTGACAACCTTGCATTGTACGTTGACACTGTCTATAACTCGAGTAGTCACCACACCGGCACGAGCCTCCTGCTTGCTACGTACTTTTTTGCCATCCAGATCTACTCCGACTTTTCGGGGTATTCTGACATTGCGCGGGGTGTCTCACGCGTTTATGGTATCGAACTCATGAAAAACTTCGAGACCCCGTACTTCTCAACCTCCATTCCCGAGTTTTGGTCTCGTTGGCACATCTCTCTTTCCACATGGTTCAGGGATTACGTCTATATTCCTCTGGGGGGCAATCGAGTTTCACTGCCTCGGAACATCTTCAATCTCTTCGTGGTGTTTCTCTTGAGCGGTTTCTGGCATGGTGCGAATTGGACCTTTATTGTCTGGGGTGGACTCCACGGCCTGTACTTGATCGTCTATCGTCTAGCTGAGCGAGTGACTCGCCGCCTATCATCTAGCACGCAACAGCACAAACCGATTCTCGTGCTTCGAGTGGTCAAAGTGATTGTGACCTTCCATCTTGTTGTGTTGGCATGGGTATTCTTTCGAGCCGATAGCCTTGAAACTGCAGTGCAGATTCTTCAGAAGATCGCACTGGATCACGGGTCGTTATTCTGGGATCCGACCATCATTCCACAGGCCCTGTGCGCAACGGCCGCGCTTTTCTTTCTGGACCTGTTCAATCGGAGAACAGGCTATTGGGCCAAGCCGGAGTCTTTTCACCTTGGGTTCAAAATGGCCTATGCGGTCGTGCTGTTTTTCGGTGTAGTCCTATTCGGCATGGACAGCGGATCTCAGTTCATATACTTCCAGTTCTAAGCGAGAGGCCCATGAGGCGATTCCTGCTTATCGCTGTGCTTGTCATTGGTTTAGATCAAACGATCGGCTTCTTGCTAAATAGGCTGTACTTGCAGACTACTACTGGTGAAAATGGAGGGGCTATCAATGGCGTTCTTCGCAGAAACCCTGACGTGCTTGTACTCGGTTCTTCAAGGGCGAAACACCATGTGATGCCAGCCATTCTGCAAGAAAGGCTGTCCGCCTCGGTCTTCAATGCAGGAATCGATGGCCATGGCTTTCTTTATGCGATCATGCTGCTTGATCTCTGGACGCACTCCCATGCTCCTCCCAAGGCAATTCTTCTTCATGTCGATCCCACATCTCTGACGTACTCCGAAGAAGAACTTGCGAGGACAAGCGTCTTTTCCGGACACTTCGGTCATAGTGATCGCGTTCGCAGTATCCTGTTGATGCGCGGGAAATATGAATGGCTCAAGTACCTTTCATCTTCCTACCGCTTCAATGGCAAAGTTCTCCCCATCATTAAGAATCTGACCACGCGCCAGGATGATACATTTGACGGATTCATTGGGCTCGAAGGTTCG is a genomic window containing:
- a CDS encoding MBOAT family protein, with translation MLFNSFDFVLFFVVVTSAYFVLPHRLRWLLLLTASCFFYMAFIPIYILVLFTTILIDYFAGIWIEDTENPHKKRLYMLMSIISVCIVLFFFKYFNFFNENIAAFASAFHWNYPIESLRIILPIGLSFHTFQSLSYVIEVYRGRQRAERHFGIYSLYVMYFPQLVAGPIERPQNMLHQFHERKVFDWARLGDGLSLVLWGLFKKVVVADNLALYVDTVYNSSSHHTGTSLLLATYFFAIQIYSDFSGYSDIARGVSRVYGIELMKNFETPYFSTSIPEFWSRWHISLSTWFRDYVYIPLGGNRVSLPRNIFNLFVVFLLSGFWHGANWTFIVWGGLHGLYLIVYRLAERVTRRLSSSTQQHKPILVLRVVKVIVTFHLVVLAWVFFRADSLETAVQILQKIALDHGSLFWDPTIIPQALCATAALFFLDLFNRRTGYWAKPESFHLGFKMAYAVVLFFGVVLFGMDSGSQFIYFQF
- a CDS encoding right-handed parallel beta-helix repeat-containing protein produces the protein MMINRLIKVPLLSLSVISLLYILLGAMTAQGATYYVATTGSDSNPGTSTSPWRNPQKCAASPMKAGDTCIVRSGTYSPPSGKNVAVYVSASSAAGTSSLPITIKSEKPQGAVITLPNTTSTSNIGFYVTRSYYIIEGFDITGGTISHSTVGFTGISIQSTATGAIARSNSMHHIGRTVCSNSPYSMSGIHVARASGAVIEENRFYSIGRKRNGESGCSTDKFQHDHGIYVNGGSNVTIRRNVFYDTNRGFPIQIYGGTVTNLNVYHNTFSGRSPTGKPAGQIMLGSTINTAKIRNNISSDAQIGMINSWALSGSNIAVSYNLSDTLMKTTSSVSGATFSSNMERTTPGFISKSTNDFRLTSSSAAINRGTTSGVPVVPDGAPDIAAYEYSLQSATSSPLTPTGVKVQ